One window of the Chryseobacterium camelliae genome contains the following:
- a CDS encoding transketolase codes for MSKSIEELKSLTTQIRRDILRMVHAVNSGHPGGSLGCTEYFTALYGKVMQYNLPFTMEGKNEDHFYLSNGHISPVFYSTLARFGFFPVDELRTFRKLDSRLQGHPTTHEGLPGIRIASGSLGQGLSVALGVALGKKLDGDDSLVYTLHGDGELQEGQIWEALMFAAAKKVDNVIATIDYNGRQIDGDTDDVLSLGNLHAKLEAFGWTVLEEKNGNDMEAVIGILEKAKTETGKDKPVVIILHTEMGFGVDYMMGSHSWHGKAPNDEQLDTAFKQLYLEAPADY; via the coding sequence ATGAGTAAAAGTATCGAAGAGTTAAAATCTCTTACTACACAAATCAGAAGGGACATTTTAAGAATGGTTCACGCTGTAAATTCCGGTCATCCAGGAGGAAGCTTAGGCTGTACGGAATATTTTACGGCACTTTACGGGAAAGTAATGCAGTATAACCTTCCTTTTACGATGGAGGGCAAGAATGAAGACCATTTTTATCTTTCCAACGGTCACATTTCACCGGTATTCTATTCTACACTGGCAAGATTCGGCTTTTTTCCGGTAGATGAGCTGAGAACGTTCAGAAAACTGGATTCGAGGCTTCAGGGCCACCCGACTACCCACGAAGGTTTACCGGGGATAAGAATTGCTTCAGGATCTTTAGGTCAGGGGCTTTCTGTTGCTCTGGGTGTGGCTCTAGGCAAAAAACTGGACGGAGATGATTCTTTGGTATATACGCTTCACGGTGACGGTGAACTTCAGGAAGGGCAGATCTGGGAAGCCCTGATGTTTGCGGCAGCGAAAAAAGTAGACAACGTTATTGCAACAATTGATTATAACGGACGCCAGATTGACGGTGATACGGACGATGTATTAAGCCTGGGTAACCTTCACGCGAAACTGGAAGCTTTCGGATGGACTGTTCTGGAAGAGAAAAACGGTAATGACATGGAAGCGGTAATCGGAATCCTTGAAAAAGCGAAGACCGAAACCGGAAAAGACAAGCCTGTAGTTATCATCCTTCATACTGAAATGGGATTTGGGGTAGACTATATGATGGGAAGCCACTCATGGCACGGAAAAGCGCCTAATGATGAGCAGCTGGACACGGCCTTCAAACAGTTATATTTAGAAGCTCCGGCAGATTACTAA
- a CDS encoding transketolase family protein, giving the protein MKYTYTEKKDTRSGFGAGLAELADKNPNVVALCADLIGSLKMEKFIEKAPERFFQIGIAEANMMGIAAGLSITGKIPFTGTFANFSTSRVYDQIRQSIAYSDKNVKICASHAGLTLGEDGATHQVLEDIGMMKMLPGMTVINPCDYNQTKAATLAIADHEGPVYLRFGRPTVPVFIPEDMPFEIGKGIMLQEGTDVTIVATGHLVWESLVAADELEKEGISCEVINIHTIKPLDEEIILKSVEKTGKIVTAEEHNYLGGLGESVAGMLARKRPTRQEFVAVNDTFGESATPAELMKKYKIDAEAVKEAVKRILA; this is encoded by the coding sequence ATGAAATATACATATACAGAAAAAAAGGATACCCGTTCAGGCTTCGGAGCCGGATTGGCGGAGCTTGCAGATAAGAACCCTAATGTTGTTGCGCTTTGTGCAGACCTTATCGGTTCCCTGAAAATGGAAAAATTTATTGAAAAAGCTCCTGAGCGTTTTTTCCAGATCGGGATTGCAGAAGCCAATATGATGGGTATTGCTGCAGGACTCAGCATCACCGGTAAAATTCCTTTTACCGGAACCTTTGCTAATTTCTCTACCTCAAGAGTATATGACCAGATCCGTCAGTCGATCGCCTATTCCGATAAGAATGTTAAAATCTGTGCTTCACACGCAGGTCTTACTTTAGGGGAAGACGGTGCTACGCACCAGGTACTGGAAGACATCGGGATGATGAAAATGCTTCCGGGCATGACTGTTATCAATCCTTGTGATTACAACCAGACGAAAGCGGCTACCCTGGCGATTGCAGACCATGAAGGCCCGGTATATTTAAGGTTCGGAAGACCTACAGTTCCTGTTTTCATCCCGGAAGATATGCCGTTTGAGATCGGAAAAGGAATCATGCTTCAGGAAGGCACTGATGTAACCATTGTAGCGACTGGGCACCTGGTTTGGGAATCCCTGGTAGCAGCAGATGAGCTTGAGAAAGAAGGGATTTCATGTGAGGTGATCAACATCCACACTATCAAGCCTCTTGATGAGGAAATCATCTTAAAATCTGTAGAAAAAACAGGTAAGATCGTGACTGCCGAAGAGCACAACTACCTTGGAGGGCTGGGAGAATCCGTTGCCGGAATGCTCGCCAGAAAAAGGCCGACAAGACAGGAGTTTGTTGCAGTGAATGATACCTTCGGGGAATCTGCTACGCCTGCTGAGCTGATGAAGAAGTATAAGATTGATGCTGAAGCTGTGAAAGAGGCTGTGAAAAGAATTTTAGCTTAA
- a CDS encoding Lrp/AsnC family transcriptional regulator, giving the protein MNYQLDEIDKKILDFLVENTRMPFTEIAKQMDVSAGTIHVRVKKMEDAGIILGSSLNIDYGKLDYHFTAFIGILLTKSNRTQEVLKELSTIPNVIEASVISGKYNIFCKVRAKNTDDAKRIIYQIDDIQDVMRTESMISMEEYLSDKNRLIDAISV; this is encoded by the coding sequence ATGAACTATCAACTGGACGAAATAGACAAGAAAATTCTTGATTTCTTAGTAGAGAACACAAGAATGCCTTTTACTGAAATTGCCAAGCAGATGGATGTTTCTGCAGGTACTATTCACGTAAGAGTAAAAAAGATGGAAGATGCAGGCATTATTTTGGGATCATCTCTTAATATTGATTACGGTAAATTAGATTATCACTTTACCGCTTTTATAGGAATTCTTCTTACGAAATCCAACCGTACTCAGGAAGTTTTAAAAGAACTTTCTACTATTCCTAACGTTATCGAGGCAAGTGTAATCTCCGGGAAATACAATATTTTCTGCAAGGTGAGAGCCAAGAATACCGATGATGCCAAAAGAATCATCTATCAGATCGATGATATTCAGGATGTGATGAGAACGGAAAGTATGATCTCTATGGAGGAATACCTGAGTGACAAAAACAGACTGATTGATGCGATTTCAGTATAA